One Malania oleifera isolate guangnan ecotype guangnan chromosome 10, ASM2987363v1, whole genome shotgun sequence genomic region harbors:
- the LOC131166862 gene encoding uncharacterized protein LOC131166862, with protein sequence MEIEKVSSGTKPASENLPSKPKFEPLKAHEISDGRVQFRKVPVPAHRYAPLKKAWQDIYNPIYEQMKIDIRMNLKARRVELKTKPDTPDISNLQKCADFVHAFMLGFDVIDAIALLRMDELYVDSFEIKDVKTLRNEHLSRAIGRLSGKGGKTKFAIENATRTRIVIADTRIHILGSFANIKIARDSLCSLILGSPAGKVYSKLRAVSARLAERF encoded by the coding sequence ATGGAGATCGAAAAGGTCTCGTCCGGGACAAAACCAGCATCTGAAAATCTTCCATCGAAGCCAAAATTTGAGCCATTGAAGGCTCACGAGATATCTGATGGTCGAGTTCAATTTCGGAAAGTCCCCGTCCCAGCGCATCGGTACGCGCCTCTCAAGAAAGCTTGGCAGGACATCTACAACCCCATATACGAGCAGATGAAGATTGATATCCGTATGAATCTCAAGGCTCGTAGGGTTGAATTGAAGACCAAACCCGACACTCCCGATATCAGCAATCTGCAAAAGTGTGCCGATTTCGTTCACGCTTTCATGTTGGGATTTGATGTCATAGATGCAATTGCCCTTCTGCGTATGGATGAGCTCTATGTGGATTCGTTTGAGATCAAGGATGTGAAGACCCTGAGGAACGAGCACCTTTCCCGTGCTATTGGAAGACTGTCAGGCAAAGGAGGTAAAACGAAGTTCGCCATTGAGAACGCCACAAGGACGCGGATCGTGATTGCGGACACAAGGATTCACATATTGGGATCTTTTGCCAATATTAAAATTGCGAGGGATTCTCTTTGCAGCCTCATTTTGGGTTCCCCTGCTGGCAAGGTGTATTCAAAACTTAGGGCAGTCAGCGCTAGATTGGCAGAAAGGTTTTGA